Within the Opitutaceae bacterium TAV5 genome, the region ACCCTCGCGCCCGATTACGAGCGTCCCGCCACGCCCGTCCCCGACGCCTGGCCCGCCGCCACCGCCATGTCCGCCGACGCGGCCGGCACGGCCGCCGACATCCCCTGGGCCACCTTTTTCGGCGACCCGCGCCTGCGCGCGCTCATCACCGTCGGCCTCGAAAACAACCGCGACCTGCGCACCGCGCTCCTCCGCGTCGAGCAGACCCGCGCCCAGTACCGGATCGAGGGCTCCTCCCTCTGGCCCACGCTCGACGGCGCCGCCGACGGCAGCCGCGGCCGCACGCCTGCCGACCTCTCCTCCTCCGGCCGGGCCTACACCGCCAGCCAGTACCGCGTGGGCGGCGTCGCCTCCTGGGAGATCGATTTCTTCGGCCGTGTGCGCAGCCTCAAGGCCGCCGCGCTCGAAACCTGGCTGGCCACCGAAGAAGCCCGCCGCGCTGCGCAACTGGCATTCATTTCCACCCTCGCCACCCAGTACCTCACCGAACGCTCCGCCGACGAGCAGCTCGAACTCGGCCGCCGCACGCTCGCGCTCGTCCAGGATTCGTACAACCTGATCAAACATCGCTACGACAACGGCGTCGCCACCGAGCTCGACCTGCGCACCGCCGAGGCCCAGGTCGCCAGCACCCGCGCCACCATCGCCGAATACACGCGCCTCCTCGCGCAGGCGCGCAACGGCCTCGCCTTCCTCGTCGGCGCGCCCCTCCCCGACGATCTGCCGGCCGCGCTCCCCCTCGCCGGCCAGAACCTCATCACCGATCTTCCCGCCGGCCTGCCGGCCGATCTCCTGCAACGCCGGCCCGACATCCTGCAAGCCGAGCACACCCTGCGCTCCGCCAACGCCAACATCGGCGCGGCCCGCGCCGCCTTCTTCCCGTCGATCACGCTCACCGCCTTCGGCGGCACCAGCAGCGCCGATCTCGACGGCCTCTTCAAGGCCGGCTCCGGCACCTGGAGCTTCGCCCCGCAGATCACGCTTCCGATCTTCACCGGCGGCCGCAACCGCGCCACGCTCGATGTCGCCGAGATCCAGAAACGCATCGAGATCGCCGCCTACGAAAAAGCCATCCAGACGGCCTTCCGCGAAGTCGCCGACGGCCTCGCCGCCCGCTCCTCCTACGACGAACAGCTCGCCGCACAGGAAGCGCAGGTCACCGCCGAGCAGAGCCGCTACGATCTTTCGGACATCCGTTACAAGGGCGGCGTGGCCGATTATCTGACCGTGCTCACCGCGCAGCAGGATCTCTTCGCCGCCCAGCAGAGCCTGATCCGTTCGCGCGCACTCCACCTCATCAGCCTCGTCGATCTCTACAAGGCTCTCGGCGGCGGCTGGACACAGGAGGAAAAACCCGAAGACCAGGAGCCCAAAAGCTGAAGCCAAAACCATATCTCCCATACCTCCCATCTCTCCCCTGCCTCCCATCCTCCCCCCTCCCATGCACCCACCTTCCCCGGCTGATCCCTGGCACCTTCTGCGGGAGTGCCAGACCCGCTCCGCGCAAGAGCAGCAACTTTTTTCCGGTCGCGACTGGCTGCTCGTCTCCGCCCTCGTCGAGTTTCTCACCGCGCTTTATCCGCTCTACCTCTGGCTGGCGAATCTCTTTCTCTCGCGCCGCGTCGCTGCGCCCGTAATCCCCGTGCCGATACGCGATGTCGTCTGCGTGATGTTCGGCGTCGGCTTCCTCTTCCTCGCCCTCGCCTGGTGGGCGAAGTACGCGCCCTTCCGCGCATCGCTGGTCGCCTTCCTCTTCTACGTCGGCCTCCAGGTCTGGCTGGCCTTTTCGATACCCAACCACTTCATGGAAGGCATCGCCTCCCGGATCCTGATCATGCTCGGTCTCGTCATGGCCGTGCGCACCGGCTACCGCCGGCGTCATCATATCTGACGGCCGGGTTCCGGCCATGCCGGACCCTGCCCCCCGCCGTCTCCCTCTCATGAGCACATCGCCACTCCTCCGCGCCGTTCCCGCTGACCCTGCCCCCGACGCCGGCCCGTACCGCCGCGGCGGCTGGCCGGTGGTCCTCGCTTCGCTTGTCGGCACGCTGGCGGCGATCGCCGGCTTCGCGTTCTTCGGTCGCCATGCCCCGACTCTCGCCTGGATTCCGGCGACGCTCGCCGGCGCGCTCAGCCTGTGGGGATGGCTCTGCGTCATCCGGGCCCTGCGCGATAAAAGCGTGCTGCCCCGCTCGCATTCCGTCCTCGCCGGCGTGCTCGGTTTCAACGTCATCTGCACCAGCCGCGGAGTCGCCGCCACGGCTTTCGTCTATCCCGACGTCCTGCCTCCCGGCGGCACGGCGCGCCTTCTTGTCTTCCTGGAAAACTACGCCTCGCGCCAGCGCGTTGTCCACGCCCGCATCTCGCACCATCCCGGCCTCGACCGCCCCGTGCGCGAC harbors:
- a CDS encoding multidrug transporter — translated: MHRTLAAAAITLLLTFAGCTLAPDYERPATPVPDAWPAATAMSADAAGTAADIPWATFFGDPRLRALITVGLENNRDLRTALLRVEQTRAQYRIEGSSLWPTLDGAADGSRGRTPADLSSSGRAYTASQYRVGGVASWEIDFFGRVRSLKAAALETWLATEEARRAAQLAFISTLATQYLTERSADEQLELGRRTLALVQDSYNLIKHRYDNGVATELDLRTAEAQVASTRATIAEYTRLLAQARNGLAFLVGAPLPDDLPAALPLAGQNLITDLPAGLPADLLQRRPDILQAEHTLRSANANIGAARAAFFPSITLTAFGGTSSADLDGLFKAGSGTWSFAPQITLPIFTGGRNRATLDVAEIQKRIEIAAYEKAIQTAFREVADGLAARSSYDEQLAAQEAQVTAEQSRYDLSDIRYKGGVADYLTVLTAQQDLFAAQQSLIRSRALHLISLVDLYKALGGGWTQEEKPEDQEPKS